The nucleotide window CCTCCAGGGCGAGGGCCTCCGCCAGGGGAATCGTCGGCGTGTACGTGTAGATCTCCAGGACATCCCTCCAGCCCAGGCGCAGGGACGTGCGGACCACCTGCCGGGCCAGAGGGATCCACGCCTCGAACGGAACCCGAGTCCGCCGAGCGATGGGCATGACAGCACCTCCTGGGAGGGACCCTCCTGCGGCGACTTAAACGCAACGGAGGGCGGGTGCCGCCCTCCGGGTGTCAGGGACCCGTGCCCCGCGACGTGTTACTTTCCGTGGACGGTCCGCGGTGACATCGCATTGTCCGCGTGCCGATCCGGGCACGCGGGTCTTGCCCCTGTTCGGGCGTCATGCGAGGACTTCGTCCTCGAATGCCCAGTCGATCTCGAAGTGGAGGCAGGAGCAGTCCGGTTCGCAACAGTCCTCGGTGCCGTGGTGCTCCTCAAGCCCGTGTCCGCACGTGCACCGGAAGTCGTGGATGAATCCCTCCCCCGACCCCGTATGGGCGTGCAGCGGGTCGTGGGCGCGTACCCGGGTCCTTCAAGCTATGCGCGAGCCGCCCACCAATTGCCCCACCGAGGCACCCGCGCGGGGTTGTGCGGGCGTCTCGTCCCGTCACCGAACGACGAGGACAGGGCACGTCGCATGGTTCACGACGCCCCGCGAGACGCTGCCGATGAGCAGTTTCCGGAACCCCGAGAGGCCGCGGGTCCCCACGACGATCAGATCGGCCTTCTCTCGTTCCGCGCAACGCACGATGGCCTCCACGGGGGACGCGGGCTGATCGAGGACCAGGCGGCGTGCCGCGACGCCCTGCTCCTTCGCGAGCTCGACCGCAGCCTCCAACACGGCGGCGGCCTCCGCCCTCGCGTACGTGTAGTACTCGCCCAGGGCCGCCGTGGACTGGGGAAACGCCGGATTCGTGGTCCGCATCAGCGCGGTCGGCGCCGGGATCGCGGTCACGACGACGAGCTCGGCGTGGTACGTCTTCGCGAGGTCGATCGCAGCTCGAGCCGCCCGCGTCGCGTTCTCGGACCCGTCGGTCGCCAGGAGGACGCGACGGAACCTCCCTTGGGGTTGGTTTGCCCGAGGCTTCATATCCGGAGCTCAGGGAGGCATCGCGGTGCTCCTAGGAATGTCTTTCGCAGGAGCACCATGTTGTCGCCCAGAAGACAGGCAAGGCATAAGCCGCGGTCCGCGGATGGCTCGCCCGGGGGTTCTATGCCAATCCGGATCGGTTCCGCCTCGGGG belongs to Thermoplasmata archaeon and includes:
- a CDS encoding universal stress protein, yielding MKPRANQPQGRFRRVLLATDGSENATRAARAAIDLAKTYHAELVVVTAIPAPTALMRTTNPAFPQSTAALGEYYTYARAEAAAVLEAAVELAKEQGVAARRLVLDQPASPVEAIVRCAEREKADLIVVGTRGLSGFRKLLIGSVSRGVVNHATCPVLVVR